A stretch of the Vanacampus margaritifer isolate UIUO_Vmar chromosome 6, RoL_Vmar_1.0, whole genome shotgun sequence genome encodes the following:
- the LOC144053349 gene encoding uncharacterized protein LOC144053349: MSVMRPQRAKVKPKEEVAYFSSLGKDKDGFTIKYINSFKGRGVFSSCSFQKGVFPTEYRGEVISKQERENRLRVYHDAQKVFMFEFHYNGKTLWFPLKHNLMKTPLSQTAPKLTRFQLTHNLKTYSSCHRPS; this comes from the exons atgtcagtcatgaggccacagagggcaaaagttaaacccaaagaagaggtagcatatttttcatccttaggtaaagacaaggatggcttcaccataaaatatattaattcattcaaag gtcgaggagtgttcagttcctgctcctttcagaagggagtctttcctactgaatatcgaggagaagttataagcaaacaggaacgtgaaaacaggctgagagtgtatcatgatgcccagaaggttttcatgtttgaatttcactacaatggaaaaacactatg gtttccactgaagcacaacctgatgaagacaccgctatcacagactgcgccaaagttgaccag gtttcaactgacgcacaacctgaagacatacagtagctgtcacagaccaagttga